A segment of the Myxococcales bacterium genome:
ATCCGATGTTCGATCCCCATCCCGAACGTCGGGACGGACCTCTTGTCGCCGTTTCGGCGATGTGATTGGCGCGGCTCGGTTGAGGACGTTACTCGGTGTGGGTGGTCGCGCGTTGACGACGCGCGTACTCGCGCGGCGTGAGCTCGGAGAGGCGCCCGTGGGGCGTCGTTCGCAACGCCTCCAGCGTGTCGAGCAGGTACTGCCGCGGGTTGATCCCGAGGCGGCGGCAACTCAACATCAGACTCCACAGTACGCATCCGTGTTCGGCGCCCTCGAACGAGCCGCGAAAGACCCACGCGTTTCGTCCCAGCACCACGTGCCTCAGGAGACGTTCGCTCGCATTGTTCGTCCACGGAATGTCGCCGTCGGTGAGGAAGCGCGTGAGCCCCTCCCAGTGCCGCAAGACGTAGTCGAACGCCTCCGCCATCGGCGTGCGAGGCCACAGCCTCAGCCGCTCGGTGCGCAACCAGGTGTGGAACGCCTCGAAGCGCGGGCGCAGCACCGTTTCGCGCTCCCGTTGTCGCGCCAGGGGGTCGAGGTCTTGCCACCGTCGCTCGTGACGGGCGAGGTCCTGGTAGAAGCCCAGCGCGTGATCGGCGTGTTCCCGATCGGTCGCGCGCGCGTCGTAGAAGTTGCGCCGTGCGTGCGCGTTGCAGAGCGCGACGACCAGGTGGAGCGACGCGCTCACCGTGCCCAGATGCACCTTCGCCGCGTCGCAGATCACGATGCCGTTGAAGCCCACGAAGCCTTCCAGCACATGGGCCGCGGTGTCGGCCTTGAGCGCGCGAAACACGACGTGCTCCTGCCCGTGCAGAACGTAGATCGTGCGTCGCGCGCAGTGGGGGCTCGCGAAGATCTGGACGCCCGTGCCGTCGATCCCGACGACGCCCTTCGAGCTCAGCACCTCGTGCTCCATCGTCGCGACCACGGGCGCCAACAGGGACCCCACGCGACCCGACACGCGGGAGAGCGTCCCACGATCGATCGACAGGCCCTCCCGCTCGAACACGCTCACGAGGCGATGGAACGGCAGGTGATCGTGGAAGTGCGCCACGACCGTGTCGACCGCGAGCGTGGCGCCGACGGGCCCGGCGCCGGTGCTCGGCGGCTCGGGCGGTGGCGCGATCACGACGCCGTTCTGCTTGCACGCGCCACAGGCGAACTTGCGCCGGTGCGTCGTGACGCGGCGGTAGCGCGCGGGCTCGCGCTCGATCACCGTACGCGTCTCCTCGCCAATCGCGACCAACGCCGTCCCACAACACGCGCAGGTCGTGGACTCGGGATCGAGGACGACGTGTTCGTCCGTCACGCACGCGGGGTCCAGCTCCAACCGCGCGCGGCGGCGTCGCGACGACGCGCCGCGTTCGTGCTCCCGGACCTTCCGTTTGCGTGACGACTCCGGTTCGGTGGGGGGCGTGCCGTCGGAAGGCGCCGACAGGTCCAGCCCCGGCAACACCAGCTCCTCGGGCGTGACGCGTTCGCTCCGCACGCCGAAGAGCGCGCGGCGAACGCGTGCGAGCTCGAACTCCTTGCGCAACAGCTCGAGCTGGAGCTCGGCGATCGTCGCGTCGCGCGCGGCCAGCAGGCGCTCCTGGGCTTCGATTTGCCCTTGCAGCAACGCGATCGTCGCGACGGCCTCGTCCAGCTCCACGCGCGGTCAACGCGTCTCGACGGGACGAAATTCCGGGGGGCGTACGATTTTCAGGGGGTGCGTCGCGTGAAGCCCGCCAGCAGCACCGGGAGCTCGCGCGGTTCGAGTTTCACCGAGCGGTCGGTGGGCTGAACGGCGACGGGGAGCTGGAAGCGGCCACGGTCCAGGCGCTTGTACAGAATCACCAGCCCCGAGCCGTCGTGGAAGAGCATCTTGCAGCGCGTCCGATCGCGGTTGACGAAGAGCACGACGGCGCTGCGAAGCGCGTCGAGTCCGAGCTCGTCGTGGGCGATCGCCACCAGCCGGTCGAAGGAGTTGCGCAGGTGGACGGTGCCCAGCGCGGCATAGACGGGACGCGTGGCGGGCAGCAGGATCACGACGCCTCCAGCACGCGCAGGAATGCGGCGAGTGTGGCGGGCTCGAGGTGCGTGGGGAAGCGCAGCGTGCGGCCGTCGCGCAGCCCCAGCTCACACAGGGCAGGCGCTTCCAGCGTGATCGGGACCAGACGCGGGGCGGTGCGGGCCGCGGGCTCGGGACGAAGCCGACGCCGCCATGCGTAGAGGGTCGGGGCCTTGAGGTTGTGCTCGGCCGCGTAGGCACGAGCGCTCAGGCCACTGCGCGTCCACGCCGTGACGTGAGCGCGCCAGAACTCGGGGTCGCCCGAAGGCGACGGGGATCGGGGAGATCGCATCGTCCCCAGACCTTCTCAACAATACGCAATGCGATCTGCCATGGGGATCTTGCATTGCGCCCAACGCCGCACGCTGCGGGCGCATCGGCGCCGCGCTCGACAAGGTCTATGGCGACATCGAGCGCCCACGACCCGCCTCAAGCTCGCCGAAGCCTCCCGCCTCATCCTCGAAGACTCCGGGACGCGCGCCGTCGACGACGCCTACGAAGAGTCCACCCGGCGCATCGCGCGGGGCGTCCTCCCGCCCGATAGCTACGCCAACGTGCGGCGCCACGGTGAAGCCCACGGTGAGTCCATCATCCAGGGCCGCGCCCGCGCGCAGAAGGTCCGCGCCAGGAAGGCCAAGGCCCCGAAGGCCGACCCCGCCACCGCCGTGAAGGTCACGTCCGACGTCACCCCGCCAACGACGTGAGCGCCCAGAACAAGACACCGGAACCCACGACGCCTGACGGGCGCTCCACCCCCCACCCGTACGCTCCCGGGCGGCCCGGGAGCGCCTCTCGATCGGAGCCCCCTCCCCCGCCCTCCCCCGCCTACGTGGTCGCGACCAGTCTCGTCGCAACTACTTTGATTTCGGGGCTCTGGAGCTCTTGGGAAACCTCGTCGGTCACAGGATCCTTCCGGTGCCAACCAAGGAGGTTCCCATGACCGACGAGCGCCAGGAGTCTACTTCACCGATTCGCATTTCCACCACCCCCACGAGCCGCAAAGATCCACCGCCGTGGACCCCGCAGGCCACGATGCTCCTGACCGCGTGGCAGTCCTGGGGACTGGTCGACTCCCTGCGCGCGCTGCGCTGGGAGCGTTCGAGCAAGCAGTTCGAAGCCGTCGATCTCACCCTCGTCCTGCTCCTCGTCAGCCTGAGCCACGAGCGTTCCGTGCGCGGGTTCTTCCGCCACCTGGGGCCTCACGGACCGATGTTCGCCGCCCTGTGGGGACGGCGCAAGCTGCCCACGCGCTCGGGCTTCATGGCCCTGCTCAAGGCCGTCGACGCGCCGCTCCTGGACTCCTTGCGGGCCCTCTTTTCGTCCGACCTCGCCGCGCGGGTTCCGCCCGAGGGACTGCTCGGTTTGATCGATCGCGAAAACCGCCGGTGGCGCCTGTTCGACTTTGATCCGACCCACCTGGCGTCGTTGCAAGCCCCCGCCGTCGACGACCCGATGCGTCCGCCGGTGCAGCGCCCGCGCGCCGCGA
Coding sequences within it:
- the tnpB gene encoding IS66 family insertion sequence element accessory protein TnpB, with amino-acid sequence MILLPATRPVYAALGTVHLRNSFDRLVAIAHDELGLDALRSAVVLFVNRDRTRCKMLFHDGSGLVILYKRLDRGRFQLPVAVQPTDRSVKLEPRELPVLLAGFTRRTP
- a CDS encoding IS66 family transposase — its product is MELDEAVATIALLQGQIEAQERLLAARDATIAELQLELLRKEFELARVRRALFGVRSERVTPEELVLPGLDLSAPSDGTPPTEPESSRKRKVREHERGASSRRRRARLELDPACVTDEHVVLDPESTTCACCGTALVAIGEETRTVIEREPARYRRVTTHRRKFACGACKQNGVVIAPPPEPPSTGAGPVGATLAVDTVVAHFHDHLPFHRLVSVFEREGLSIDRGTLSRVSGRVGSLLAPVVATMEHEVLSSKGVVGIDGTGVQIFASPHCARRTIYVLHGQEHVVFRALKADTAAHVLEGFVGFNGIVICDAAKVHLGTVSASLHLVVALCNAHARRNFYDARATDREHADHALGFYQDLARHERRWQDLDPLARQRERETVLRPRFEAFHTWLRTERLRLWPRTPMAEAFDYVLRHWEGLTRFLTDGDIPWTNNASERLLRHVVLGRNAWVFRGSFEGAEHGCVLWSLMLSCRRLGINPRQYLLDTLEALRTTPHGRLSELTPREYARRQRATTHTE